CTTATGAAGAAGCTCTTTGTACCTGTTCGGGCAAGACACGGGGTACAGACTCTCCAGAAAGAATCTTCACAGCAACTTCTGCTGCCATTTGCTTTGCTCCCTTCTTGCTGTTTCCTACCACAGCAGGGAAAATTTGGTCACCCATTTTCACACAGTAGCTGAACCTGACAGGACATTATAGCACATGAAAAGTGTTAAGCACAAGTGTCTCCATCTATTTATTATCCCTTTCTCCCAGTTCGAGGTAAATTCTCCTGGGTTATCTCCAATTTAAATCTACCATGATGGTCCTAAATACTCCCAGTAGAGCACTACCAGGTAGGATACAGGAGTGGAACCCGTTCCTGGACTGGTAGAAGAAACAGCATCCTTTCTGTGAGAAATGCCACTGGATTTGGTCTCCTTCTGAAGGCAGATGTCTCGGAGGAGCCATGCCCAGGCTCCTCGGACAAGAGGAGCACTCAGAGACAAACCCGGGAACGCGGGTACCGTGCTAAAGAGGAAGGATATTAAAGAAAGGGTTTCTGTCCTCCCCAAAGCCGATAACAACGTGCCATACCTCGGATCGTGAGGAGGGCCTTCCTGAGACAGCAGCTGGAATTCAATGGTGTTCCCTGATTTCTGTCCATACTCCATTAATACGCTGATCGGGTGTTTCCCAGGAAGCAGGTTGAGATGAGCTGGAGCAGACGACGGCTCTGGCTCCGGATGCAAAGGCTGCAGCGAGAAGGTGGAGGAAACCAGTCTCAGACTAAACACTGTCTGAGCAGCCTCACCAGTAACAAAACTGAGACTCACCAACTCCGGTTCAGAGCTGTCAGAGGGAAACGGCTCCTCGCATTTAATTCCACCGGGTCTTCCATTCTCCGCTTCACTCATCAGGACCTTCATAGCGTTGGCTGCTGCCTCCTGTTTAGCGAGTTTTTTGCTCCCAGCTTCTGCTGGTGGGAACCGGCGCCCGTTAATCACTGCCTGGAACTTAAATctttgaaagagaaaaccaaagagGTAAATCGAGAGGCAAAAGCGTGGCCTTCTCAGAGCAAGGCTGCTCCTGGAATTCAAGTGAGAAGAAACACCTAGTTCCTGGCTGAGACAGCAAACCCAAAAGACAAAAATACCAAGGGTGCCCCGACAGCTCTGCATCTGGGCCTCGTTTCATTGCGTTTCCAGAGCTGTTCATGACGGAGGGGCAGCTCCAGACTTTGCTCTGAAGGAACAGCACGAACTGCCTTGTTCCACAAGCGCCAGAGCAGCGTAATGCAAAGAGCAGTTTGGTTCCGTCTCCTGCACAGGGATGGAGAAAGCTTAAAAGCAGCCTGCGCTGCTCCATCTCCACCGGGTCATTCAGGGTCACTCGTCCCTCTGGCACTTTCCCTGGCTGCCCAGTGCACTCACACCATCCCAGAGGTGCTGCCTGATGTAAATCTCTTGCCTTTGACGTTTCTGTCTCTCTCCGTCCTGTAAAACCTCTTCTCTTCTGACCTCCAGCCCTACACAGAGGAAACCTGCTTCCAAGGAGAACGGGTCACACCAGATCCAGAGTGGGGTTATGGGGCTGAGTCCATTCAGATCCccccttatatatatataaaataacaaaaagaaaaaaggctgtgaCTCCATCGTTAGAAATTAGGCCAATTTTCCTGTCTAGCGGATCTATTGACATATTGCAGTGTGGCACATACAGCGCTTTACACCATCGCGCTGGTGCTGAGGAAGAGCCACGATTCAGCACAGGGAAGCAAGGACTCCAGAGACCAACTACGCAAACGTGCGATGTGTGGATGTGCACTGCACCACAGAAACATCCGGAGTGGGTTCACCTCGTCTAACCCAAGCCGTCTGCACCCCAGCACTTTGTTCTGTGCTCCCTTTATAACCCTGCCAGGGTAAGAGCATTGAGAGGTAGCTCAGAAATACCAATTTCCCCATATACAGCCAGATGGAAAGCCAAGTGATTAAATCAGGTCGGGCTGAAGAGATGAATCCCACCTTTGCTGCTCAGAATGAGGTGTGGGGTTGCCAAAACTGGGCTACTTGGGGTTAAATTTTAGCCTTGttcagttttgttgtttggttggggttttttttttttttttataagctgcTGCAATGAATCAACCAAGTTAATCCTTCTGAAATGAAGCAAATATTAACGAGCAGGCCCTTCAGGACAAAGCTGAGTGGGTGAAGTTAGTTGAAGTCAGATCATTTTAAGCAAAAATGCTCAGGAAAGGGAGATTTTCTTACCGGGGCTCGTGAGAGGGTCcgctctgctccagcatggcaaACTCACAGTGCTGGTACGTGTACTGGGAATATTCCGTAAGGCCACTCACTGGGTTCTTCTCCTGACAAGCCATCAGCTTCTCTACAGGCGTACAAGGGAAAGCAGTTTCAAACTGGGCAGCGTAACTGGGGGAAGACTGGGAATTCATGATGGACTCTGACTCATTGGGCTGCCTGTTGATAGTGTTCAGATTATCCGGGATATCATCCATGGCCCACTTGCCGTTTTCAGAGTTATCATAATTACTCAAACTGGAGAATTCGGGCTTAATGTCCTCAGGCGGGGCCGGTTCCGTGTCACCAGCATCGCTCGGATCAGTTTGCCCCAAAGGTTGCTGCCCGTTTTCTATACTTTCCCCTTCCAACGTTGCCACCGCTGGTGATGCTACAGACACCTcctggggacacggagggacaGAGGAAGGTGGAAAACCTGACTCGGGTGTGGGATGCGTCGCCTGCGTTACGGTGCTGGCCTTCAGCCGCATCTGCATCCGCTCGCGTTTCCTGTCTGTCAGGGACCACCGCGGGGGGCTCGTGTTCTGCTTGTGGACATCTCCCAGCTTTTCCAGAGCGCTAAGAAAGGCATTAACATCCTTGGCCCTCGAAAAGCCGATGTTTTTGGCAAGGTTGAGCGCTGTTGTTTCTGCTACGCTGAATAAGTAGTTGCAGATTTTGTCCTTTGTCTCAGCCATCATGGGATCGGCGTCTCCCAAGCCACCCgtgctcctctctcctcctctgctctcacCAGCTGGAGCTGTGCAACCACGGCTGTGGCCAGCGGGGCTTCTTTCTCTCCCGGCACTTGGGCTGGCAATTCTCCACAGCGGTGGCGTCTCCTCACCTTTGTGCAACTTGCCTTCTTTGAAGAGTTTATACAAAACCCGGTTGACCTCCTTCTTTTGAATTTTAAGTTTACGTACAAGATCATGAACTGTACAAGCCTTCCCCTCCCCCAGCTGCCTGAAAATACTCAGAATTTCTTGTTCGCAGTCTTGTCCAGAAAGAGACAGTCTCTGCAAATTCAGCCTGATGGCATTAGAATCTCTCTCCGAGTTGTCCTGATGATGGTACCGAGGAGGGCAATAGCGTGGCAAAGTTTCTACCCAGGGACACTTGCTGGAGAACCTACgccaccctgctctgctgccgcTGGGTTGCCATCTCTCCGTAGGAGCCGGCGCTGCCGCTCGCACCCCTCTGTGTGACCTGTCGTGTGATCCCTGCCCCTGAAGCAAAGAGACTTCAGCGTCCTGCTCTGTTAGGAAATGCTGGTGTAAAAAGGTTTCCCGATTAGTTTCTCGTGGGGGATGAGGGCGGTTAAAAAAACCTTGATTAGTGTTGGGGCAGTTACGTCTTGACCGGGTAAGAAACGAGCCTCTGCCTCGGCCAGCGCCTCTGCTCATAGCGCACTGCTGGGACACGGGTGTGAATCGGGCCGACGGCGCGCCAGAAGGGGACCTGCACTTCACTCCGCACTCTCCCAACCTGAGCAGGCCCCTGctaggtggaaaaaaaacacaattcaGAACCTACTTATGCAACCATAGAATTCCAGAAATGCAATTTAAACAGCTTCTTCCCTGCTACTGAGGCATTTCAAGCATCTTTACCTCATTGAGCTTTCTGAGTCTAAATTATTCATGTGAATGAAAATAGCAAACTCTGTGTCTGCCCAGCACAGAACCGAGAGTCAGGAATCACAAAGTTAACAAGAAACGGCTTTAATAAGAGCAACTCTCTGTTCCTGTTGGACTGAATTTCAAGGCAGCTGCACAGGGGCGGTTTGTCTTTTCACGCTGCCGTCTGTCGGAGGCTCACCCCGCACTTCCCAAACACGAGCCAGTTTCATTCCTCTGCCCTGAGGGAGAGAAGAATCTCAAGACTCGCTTTGGAACCAGAAAACTGGGGGCACGAGGAGGTGAAGCAGCTCCCATGGTCACACAGCACGGAGCTGCCACAGTTCTGACTCATGGCCAAAAGAAGTCTGAAACCCCAAATATCCTTTGCTTCCTGGCCATGACGTGACCTGGGGAGGTAAAGCAGGCCACTGGGGAAGTAAAGCAATAACGTGCAGAGACATCGGATAGGCGTGCAGCTGGCAACGGGGTGAAGTTTTTTGGGACTGTAGCCCAAATTTCACTCATATCACAGACAGTTGTGCCACTCCCCTCAGATACAGGACCTAAGTCtaagcttttaaaacaattttttaaaaataagtaaccCAGGAGAGGCTGTATTCTaggtgaaaaactggctgtgaAAACGAGTGGATGAAAACATGCAACTGATACCTGCTGCCTGGTCCCCGTCCTGCCTTCCTCCCGGTAACCTCCTTAAGGCACCGAGCTTCATAAAGCCAGTTTTTCAGATCTAAGTCGTATCTTTCTAAAGCTCCCTATCTTCATCAAACAGGCCTCAAGGCCAGCTTACGTTTCCCTTTCGTTAAACAAGTTCATTAACAGCCTCCAACTGCACCCCTGAGTTATTTTACCGACCCTGATAAACACAGGCTCCACGTGCGGTGCTGGGGTACTCGGTGCAGCAAAGGGGGGCCCCAATGTCTCCCTGCTCAGAGAACTCGTTTTAAAAGTGACCCCCGAGCCAAAGGCAGGGCGGAAACCCTGGCAGGCAAGaggagtgattttaaaaaaaatgcccttaCCTCGGTCTCGTCCATATgccaaattcccttttttttttttttttttttgggtgagaaaataaatggaaaagggaaaaagacacCACGACCCGCAGAACGTCTCCCGGGGAGGGCAGGCACCAGCGGGCAGCCTGCGGGAAACCGGGCACCCCGGCAAGATGGCTGCGGGCTCCCTTTCGGTTTCGGTTCCCGTTCCCGcagcggccgccccgccccgccggcggggagggaaggcGGCTCCGGATTTCGGGCTTGCCCGAGCACGCCGGGCTCTGCCAGCGCTCAGAGCCCCGACCTCCCGTCCCGGCGGCGGCCACAGCCAGGCCCGGACCCGGAAAGCAAAGCTCGGAGGGGAGCTCCTTCCCCCGATACCGGCGGGGATTTACAGCCCCGGCCAGCCAGGAGCTGCCGGTGGGACGGGACGCCGGTCCGCACGGGAGGGGCGGCTGCTCTCccggctgggagaggggctgcgggaacgGCCATGACCTGAAATTGCCCCTCGAAAAGCGGATCCCAAGCACCCGAGGCCGATCCGCGCGCCGCTCCCGTCCCTTCCCCGAGCAGAACCGCCACGGGCCGGCGCAGCCACCCCGCGCCCGCGGTGGGAGACCACGAGGCCGCTCGCTGCGCTGAGGCTCGAGGTCCCCGAGGCCCGGGACACGATCGCGCCGCCTCCTCGGGGCTGCCCACGCTGGGGCCCAACCGCGGCCTGCGCCCAGCGCCTCCCCATCCCCCCCGGGTCACcaggcccggcggcggccggagGACACCCACGGGCCGGGGAGGAGGCCCCTCTCCACCCAGGAGGCCCGTAAGCGCCCCCGGCGCTGCTGGAGGCCCAGCGAGGCCCGGAACCGGGCcgagcccgcccccccccccgtgcccccttACCCCCTCCGCTCCCGCCGCTGGGGCCGCGGGCGGCGCAGGATGATGACGCAAGCGAGCGCCCTGCCGCGCCTGCGCAGTGTACGGGGAGCCGCGCGGCGGCCATCTTCCCTCAGGGCCAGGCGCGGCGGCCATCTTTAGCCAGGGCAACGCCCGGCTGTGTCGCCGCCGTGGGCCTGGCGGGGCCCGGCTCGGTCGCCCCGCTGTGGGAGAGGCTGCACAcacgcccccctcccccgccatcTCCCCCGGTTGGGAGCCCGCAGCCCTTCCCGCTGTATCCCGGGCACGGCCCGCCGCACCGGGAGCCATTGCTCGAGACCCGCCAGGCCGCGCATGCGTGTCTGCGGGGTTTCGGGGCCCACGGGGGGGGATGAGGGGCTCCCTGTTACacacccctccctcctccttgggcCCCCATCCCCTATGGCCCCGCCGCACTCAGTGGGCCTGCTCGTGTCCTGTGGGTCTCCCCCTTCCTCCGTTGCCCCCACCACGTGTTTCCCGTAGGGCTCCCCCCTCCTCCATTGCCCCCCCGTGGGGCTCCCCCCTGCTCCGTGGCCACCCCTCATGGGGCTGCCATTCCTTGTGGGCCCTCTGTCTTTGGCAGGGCTCTGCTGTTTCCTGTTGTGTCCCCCCTCCCTTGTGGGGCTCCCCTACGCTCTGTGGGCCCCCCGTGCTTCCCTTCCATGGGGCTCCCCATTCCTCCATTAGCCCCCCCGTTTCCCGTGGGACTCCCCTCACCACTATTCTAATACgtgtttttttaatggcagaGCTGCCCCTCCGGTCAAGGCCTGAGTCATGTTCACCCCCCCCGATCGATTTTCCAGGAAAATGGAGACGTTTCCTTCCCTGATCCCAAAC
The sequence above is a segment of the Numenius arquata chromosome 27, bNumArq3.hap1.1, whole genome shotgun sequence genome. Coding sequences within it:
- the ADAR gene encoding double-stranded RNA-specific adenosine deaminase isoform X1, with product MSRGAGRGRGSFLTRSRRNCPNTNQGFFNRPHPPRETNRETFLHQHFLTEQDAEVSLLQGQGSHDRSHRGVRAAAPAPTERWQPSGSRAGWRRFSSKCPWVETLPRYCPPRYHHQDNSERDSNAIRLNLQRLSLSGQDCEQEILSIFRQLGEGKACTVHDLVRKLKIQKKEVNRVLYKLFKEGKLHKGEETPPLWRIASPSAGRERSPAGHSRGCTAPAGESRGGERSTGGLGDADPMMAETKDKICNYLFSVAETTALNLAKNIGFSRAKDVNAFLSALEKLGDVHKQNTSPPRWSLTDRKRERMQMRLKASTVTQATHPTPESGFPPSSVPPCPQEVSVASPAVATLEGESIENGQQPLGQTDPSDAGDTEPAPPEDIKPEFSSLSNYDNSENGKWAMDDIPDNLNTINRQPNESESIMNSQSSPSYAAQFETAFPCTPVEKLMACQEKNPVSGLTEYSQYTYQHCEFAMLEQSGPSHEPRFKFQAVINGRRFPPAEAGSKKLAKQEAAANAMKVLMSEAENGRPGGIKCEEPFPSDSSEPELPLHPEPEPSSAPAHLNLLPGKHPISVLMEYGQKSGNTIEFQLLSQEGPPHDPRFSYCVKMGDQIFPAVVGNSKKGAKQMAAEVAVKILSGESVPRVLPEQPVLKPHGEQSIHSCGPRIPTPDEPQVAKAKGVGELIKYLNVNPVSGLLEYARSNGFAAEFKLIDQSGPPHDPKFVYQAKVGGRWFPAVTAHNKKQGKQEAADAALRVLIGETEKIERMEGMNITELPVSGSTLHDQMAMLSHQRFNTLTARIQHNLLGRKILAAIIMRKGNTGLGAVVSIGTGNRCVKGEELSLKGETVNDCHAEIISRRGFVRFLYSELMKYDPSNPSSAEESIFEPAGGKRLRIKSGVTFHLYVSTAPCGDGALFDKSCSDQASVVGQAQHQPLFENPKQGKLRTKVENGEGTIPVESSDIVPTWDGIQHGERLRTMSCSDKILRWNILGLQGALLSHFIEPVYLSSVTLGYLYSQGHLTRAICCRLARDGNTLQGKLRAPYHINHPEVGRVSVYDSARQTGKTKESSVNWCLADESEVEVLDGTKGKVDGPKLEVSRVSKRRMFALFQQLCAKNDRRDLQNLSVYSDAKEAATAYQEAKQCFFSALEEMGYGSWIRKPQEEDNFSFSDA